GAAATCGCGACGCCGGGCCGCAAAGGGTTTTACACCAGCTGGCAGTCGGGCAGCCAGCAGGTCGCCATTATGGTGGCGGCGGCGATGGGCTTTGCCCTCAACGCGGTGCTGGATCAGTCGGCTATCAGTAGCTGGGGCTGGCGACTCCCGTTCCTCTTCGGCTGCCTGATTGTGCCGTTTATTTTCGTGCTGCGCCGCAAACTTGAAGAGACGCAGGAGTTCAGCGCGCGCCGTCACCATCTCGACATGAAACAGGTGTTCCGCATGCTGCTGACCCACTGGCCGGTGGTGATTGCGGGCATGATGATGGTGGCAATGACCACCACGGCGTTCTATCTCATTACCGTCTATGCACCTACCTTTGGCAAAAAAGTGCTGATGCTGAGCGCCTCCGACAGCCTGCTGGTGACGCTGCTGGTGGCGATTTCCAACTTTTTCTGGCTGCCGGTGGGCGGCGCGCTCTCTGACCGCTTCGGGCGTAAACCGGTGCTGATTGCCATGACGCTGCTGGCGCTGGCTACCGCGTATCCGGCGCTGATGATGCTGGCCGCGTCACCAGGCTTTTCCATGATGCTGGGCGTGCTGCTGTGGCTCTCTTTTCTGTATGGCCTGTACAACGGCGCGATGATCCCGGCGCTTACCGAAATCATGCCCGCCGAGGTGCGCGTCGCAGGCTTCTCGCTCGCCTACAGCCTGGCAACGGCGATTTTCGGCGGCTTTACGCCGGTGATTTCCACGGCGCTGATTGAGTACACCGGCGACAAAGCCTCGCCCGGCTACTGGATGAGCTTCGCCGCGCTCTGCGCGCTGCTGGCGACGCTGTACCTATACCGCCGCAGCACCATGACATTACAGACCGCAGGACGCCGCCATGCATAAGAGAATGACTACATGGATAGCCGCGCTGACGCTCTCGTCGCTAAGCAGCGTGGCGCTGGCGCAGGAGATCACGGTGATGATTTCAGGCGGCTTTAAGGCCGCGCTGGAACAGCTCCGCCCGGCGTATGAAACGCAGAGCGGCAACCAGATTGTGATCGTGCCCGGCCCGTCGATGGGCAAAACGCCGCAGGCAATCCCGAACCGGCTGGCGCGCGGTGAGAAGGCGGACGTGGTGATCATGGTGGGCGACGCCCTGACGAGCCTTGAAAAAGCGGGGCGTACCGCGCCGGGGTCGCGCACGGAGCTTGCGGATTCGCCCATTGGTATGGTGGTGAAACAGGGCGCGCCGGTGCCTGCGATAAACACCCCGGAAGCGCTGCGCCAGACGCTGCTGGCAGCGCGTTCCATCGCGTATTCCGACAGCGCCAGCGGCCGCTATGTCAGTACGGCATTGTTTAAGAAGCTGGGGATCGAGGCGCAGGTGGAGACCCGCGCGCGGATGGTGGAACGTATTCCGGTGGCGTCAGAAGTGGCGAAAGGAAAGTATGCCGTGGGGTTTCAGCAGGTCAGCGAACTGCTGCCGGAGCCGGGCGTGACGTTTGTCGGCGAATTGCCTGACAGCGTGCAGTACATCACCCGTTTTGCGGGCGCGGTAACGAACAACGCGGCGCATGCCGCCGAAGGCCGCGCGTTGCTGGCGTTTCTGGGGTCACCCGACGCGCAAAAGGTGATACACGCCACGGGGATGCGGTCGGTCGTGCAAAAAGCGCCGGTCAGGCTGGCGGATACTGTTCAGTGATGAGCTTTTCAAGTTCCGCCGCCACGTAAGACTGAATACGCCCGCTGCGGCGTATCAGCCCCACGCTGCGCGTGACGACCGGATCGACCAGACGCAGCGGCACCAGAACGGAGTGCCCGGCGGCGGGCATTGACATCGCAGGGACCGCGGCGATGCCGATGCCCGCTTCCACCATGCCAAGCACCGTTGTGACATGGCGGGTTTCGCAGATGCTCGGCCGTTCCGGGGTGATGTGCCCGAGCGCCTGGTCGAGCAGGGTACGGTTCCCGGAGACTTTATCCAGACTGATGTAATCCTGCTGAAAATAGTCCTGCCAGGTGAGCTGCCCTTTTTTCGCCAGCGGATGATCGCGCCGACAGGCCGCCACGTAAACATCCTCCACCAGCGGGACAAACTCAATATTCGGCGGCAGGTTTCTGCCAAAACAGATGCCGAAATCAGCCTGCCCGCTACTGACGGCGTCGATAACATTGCCGACGCTGCTGTCGATGAGTTTGATGCGCACGCGCGGGTAGCGCGCCTGAAACTGGCGGATGATGTCCGGCATAAAGTAATACGCGCCCGACGGCACCGTCGCGACGGTCACAAGCCCCGTGCGCTCCTGGCTTGCCTGCTGGATATCCGCCAGCACCGCTTCGACATTCGCCAGCAACTGTTCTGAGCGCTCGGCAAAACTCTGCCCGTAGAGCGTCAGCGCCACGCGTCGGGTAGTGCGATCAAAGAGCCGCGCGCCGAGCGCCGTCTCCAGCTTTTCAATCCGGCGGCTCAGCGCCGATTGCGACAGGCAGATGGACTCCGCCGCGAGCCGGAAACTGCCGTATTCCATTAATGCGCGAAACGCATAGATATCGTTCAGGTCAAAGTTCACAGGCATGGCAGCGGCATCCTTTCAGCGTCTCATAACGGCATTATAAAGCGGCGTTTATCATTCACGCCTTTTATCATAGATGACGCGCGGGCGTTTCTGAAAGCGGGTACCGGGAAGTGAGAAACCTCAGCCAGATTATCGCTTACAAATGCTGCGCCTCGACGCCCTGGAGAATTTCTTTAATCTCGAAGAAATCATTCCAGAACGGGGTGTCGCGAAGCGCTTCAGTAAAACCCTGCCAGACGGCATGGCTTTCGGCCTCCCAGATCCAGATATCGGAGATCCGCGCGGAGTAAAATTCGGTATCGAAACAGCGAAGCCTTAGCGTGCCCTCATATTGTGTGAGTAAAGGCGTAAGATGTGTGGCGATATTACGCTGGCGCGCTTCGGCGCTGGCGTCAAGCCAGCTGCGGTTGGCTTTCACCAGCATAAACAGCGTGACGGTCTCTGTTGCGGTATTCATAACGTTCTCCCTGAAAACTATTAATGCTTGTAGATGTGGTGTTGAGATGACGCCGTTATGATATCGGGACACGTTATATTCAGGGACTCGCGTTTATGCATGCCATTCAACCGCCGCTCACACCGCGTAAAGCGCCGCGCCAGGCGCGTTCACGCGCGCTGGTGGAGGCGATTGTCGAGGCGACCGCTCGCATTTTCGAGCGTGAGGGCGCGGCGGCCTGCACCACGAATGCCGTCGCGGAAACCGCAGGCGTCAGCATCGGTTCGCTGTATCAGTATTTCCCGAATCGCCACGCCTTAACCGCGGCGCTGGTGGCGCGCGAACATGAATCTCTGCTCACGGCCATGCACACTGCCGCCGCCCGGCCAGAGCTGGCAGACCGTCTTGATGACATGATTAACGCTGCCGTGGATTATGAGTTCTCGCGACCCGCACTTGCACGCACGCTGGATTTACAGGAGGCGGCACCGGAGTTTCAGGCACATCAGCAGGCGATGCTGGCCGCACTTCACTGCTGCGTCGCAACGGCGCTTGAAGAGAGTGAAACAAGAGCATGGGATGTCATCGCGCTGGCGCAGGGCATGATCGCGATGGCCGTCGCGCGAGGCGAGGATGACCCGGCTTCGCTGAAGCGCCGCATTCACCGCGCCGCCTTTGGCTATCTCGGCTGGCCTGTGCCTGATTAAGTACTAAATAAAGGAGAAAACATGATAGTCAGAACCTGGCATGGCTGTGTGCCGCTGGAACACGCCGACGGCTTCGCCGCGCATTTGCAGAAAACCGGTGTGGAGCATTCGCAGCGTACCGCCGGGAACCGCGGCGCGTTTGTCCGCCAGGAGACGCAGGGCGACTGGGCGCATTTTTTCCTGGCAACGTACTGGGAGGATCTGAATGCCGTTAAGGCGTTTGCGGGCGAGGATTATCAGGTGGCGGTAACGTACCCTGACGATGAACAGTTCGGCCTGCTCTCCGATCCGTGGGTCTTTCAGCATGAAGTCGAAACTATTTCGGCGCTGTAATCCCTCGGTTCACCACGTCGTATCTGTAAGCGATTAACGGCCGTTAACCGGCGAGACCGCAATAAAATGGCTGGCGAGCATGCCATTCTCAAGACGGTGCACCATCAGCGCAGGGGGATCGCAGACTTCAGGCACGTGCGCGCCGCCCAGCCATAACGGGTTCGCCGGGCAGACCGAACCGCAGATGTACGCCGGAATACCGGCCAGCATTCCCGCCGCCGGGCGGTGAACGTGCCCTGTGGCAATCGCGAGCGGTTTTGCCGGGTGATGCCGCAGCAGCGCGCCGAGCGCCTGCGCGTCGCGGCACGCCGCCGCATCCATCGACGGAATGCCGCTCACAAAGACATGATGATGCAGAAAAAGCAGCGTCTGTCGCCCGCCTGCCTCATCCAACTGACGCGCCAGCCAGTCGAGATGTGCGCCCACGCTGCCCGCCGTACTGCCTTCCACAGTGGAATCCAGCCCAATCATGCGAAGCGCTGGCGTATCGATCACTGCATTCAACGGCCCTTGCTGCGCCAGCGAAGGCCAGACCGCGCGCATGGCGGTGCGGTCATCAGAATTTCCCGGCAGGATCATCGTCCGACATGACAGTGTTTCCAGCCGCGCCGCAATGGCGGCATAGCCCTCGCGCCAGCCATCGTCGATGAGATCGCCGCTTATCACCAGCACATCGGGTTCGAACGGCTTAAGCCACGCCAGCGCGTTGTCAAAACGCGCCAGATGGTCGTTATCCGGTGCGGCGTGAATATCTGAAAGCTGCGCGATTATCATGAATTGCTCTTCTGTCTTATCGGTTTGGCCGTGAAATGATGATAGAAGAGGGAGGGGAAGTGTACACAAAAGAAAAAAGCCAGCCGGAGTGAGAGACGGGCTGGCTTTTAAAAGAAGGAATGCAACGTCAGGATCAGATGTCGTCTACGGTATGGTCGACAACGATTTCCAGCGTCTTGCGGATTACATCGGCCATCACCACATCATCGGTGGTTTCCAGCACGCCGATCAGCTGCAAAATAATCGCTTTATGGGTCAGGTGACCATCTGTGGCGAGAATATTGCTCACAACAGCGCCCAGCAGGGCAGATTCCTGCGCCAGCATATCACCGGCGTTACGGAAGTATTCAGACAGTGCCGTGTCGGGCAGATCTGCCTGCAAATCAATAGGTTTAAGCATCACCTGGCTCATGTACTGGCACCGTGTTTAGGTTGAAAGTTGCTGAATGTAGTCAGTGTTTTTTACTACCATCCGGCGAGGCACTCTCGCCAAACAGTGAATGGACGTTATCGCCGCTCCATTCTTTACGCTCACGCGTGCCATTACGCCGTCCGGACACCGTGGTCGCGCTGATCTCTGCAATGACACGGGCAATAGCCTCGCGCCGGTGAGGATCAGACTCACTGGTTTCCATTGAGCGCAGACGCGCAATCAGAACCCGCATATTGATCGGGCCTTTTTCTCTCAGAAGAGACAGTACTGCCTCTCCGATGATTTCATCTGTCAGTTGATCTTTTTCACTTCTGTTCATAAATGCGTCTCTGAATGCCGCATGTCCCGCGCCACACGCGCGGGATACAACTTCTTTCCGGTGGCGTCCTGCCACTGAAAATTGTCAGGCTGTGCTAAGGCCTGCAATATCCCTCCGCCACTATTGTCTTAATCATCAGGAAACGGTTCGGTGAAAGAACGCCCTGGTGTTAGCGATCGAAAAGCAGACCGATCAGCGTTTGATAATGACTTTCTTCTTCAACGCTGGACGCCATTTCAAGACGACTAAGCAATTTGGTGCAAATACTTTTTTTATTCAGGAGACGACCATCGCGCAGAATCTCTACAACGATTTGCCCTAAGGTTTCTTGCTGAGTCGGCAGAGCCGCTTTATCAAAGTATCGGGCAATGGCATTAGCTGTATCCGGAATGTAACCGTTCTGACGCATATGTCACTCCTGTTAAAATTTCGTAACTACGCAAGGAATAGTTAGCAGTATACTAATTACGTGAATCTTGTACACCGTTATTGTATAGGTTAGCGATCTTTTTTTGCGCAAATAATAACTACTTCATTAATTTCATGTGGTTACAGTGAAAATTATTTTTATCGTTTAGTCTGAAATTGTACTGGTTATGCATTTTCAGATGCAAATTACGCAAAACAGCTTGTACAAGGCTGACGAAACGTAAGCATTTTGTGAAAACCTGTACAGAAACCCACCTGATTATCTGTCGATAAAACCCTTATCTGGCTAATTAGCTGTCTCTTTATAAACAATCACTGCAAGACGCCCGACAGGTCATCTGTTAAGGTGGCTGCTTATTCACCTATTCACAGGATGCATGATGCTCACAACCATAATTTATCGCAGCCATATCTGCGACGACGTTCCGGTCACCGTACTGGAAGAGATGGTGAATGCGGCGAACAACAAAAACGGCCAGGCCGACGTGACCGGCATTCTGCTTTTCAATGGCCGCCACTTCTTTCAGTTGTTAGA
This is a stretch of genomic DNA from Cronobacter malonaticus LMG 23826. It encodes these proteins:
- a CDS encoding MFS transporter, with product MHSATSPVNTRSRIGAILRVTSGNFLEQFDFFLFGFYATYIAHTFFPASSEFASLMMTFAVFGAGFLMRPIGAIVLGAYIDKVGRRKGLIMTLSIMAAGTFLIVLIPSYEVIGLWAPLFVLIGRLLQGFSAGAELGGVSVYLAEIATPGRKGFYTSWQSGSQQVAIMVAAAMGFALNAVLDQSAISSWGWRLPFLFGCLIVPFIFVLRRKLEETQEFSARRHHLDMKQVFRMLLTHWPVVIAGMMMVAMTTTAFYLITVYAPTFGKKVLMLSASDSLLVTLLVAISNFFWLPVGGALSDRFGRKPVLIAMTLLALATAYPALMMLAASPGFSMMLGVLLWLSFLYGLYNGAMIPALTEIMPAEVRVAGFSLAYSLATAIFGGFTPVISTALIEYTGDKASPGYWMSFAALCALLATLYLYRRSTMTLQTAGRRHA
- a CDS encoding substrate-binding domain-containing protein, with protein sequence MHKRMTTWIAALTLSSLSSVALAQEITVMISGGFKAALEQLRPAYETQSGNQIVIVPGPSMGKTPQAIPNRLARGEKADVVIMVGDALTSLEKAGRTAPGSRTELADSPIGMVVKQGAPVPAINTPEALRQTLLAARSIAYSDSASGRYVSTALFKKLGIEAQVETRARMVERIPVASEVAKGKYAVGFQQVSELLPEPGVTFVGELPDSVQYITRFAGAVTNNAAHAAEGRALLAFLGSPDAQKVIHATGMRSVVQKAPVRLADTVQ
- a CDS encoding LysR family transcriptional regulator, with translation MPVNFDLNDIYAFRALMEYGSFRLAAESICLSQSALSRRIEKLETALGARLFDRTTRRVALTLYGQSFAERSEQLLANVEAVLADIQQASQERTGLVTVATVPSGAYYFMPDIIRQFQARYPRVRIKLIDSSVGNVIDAVSSGQADFGICFGRNLPPNIEFVPLVEDVYVAACRRDHPLAKKGQLTWQDYFQQDYISLDKVSGNRTLLDQALGHITPERPSICETRHVTTVLGMVEAGIGIAAVPAMSMPAAGHSVLVPLRLVDPVVTRSVGLIRRSGRIQSYVAAELEKLITEQYPPA
- a CDS encoding darcynin family protein; translated protein: MNTATETVTLFMLVKANRSWLDASAEARQRNIATHLTPLLTQYEGTLRLRCFDTEFYSARISDIWIWEAESHAVWQGFTEALRDTPFWNDFFEIKEILQGVEAQHL
- a CDS encoding TetR/AcrR family transcriptional regulator, whose translation is MHAIQPPLTPRKAPRQARSRALVEAIVEATARIFEREGAAACTTNAVAETAGVSIGSLYQYFPNRHALTAALVAREHESLLTAMHTAAARPELADRLDDMINAAVDYEFSRPALARTLDLQEAAPEFQAHQQAMLAALHCCVATALEESETRAWDVIALAQGMIAMAVARGEDDPASLKRRIHRAAFGYLGWPVPD
- a CDS encoding metallophosphoesterase, producing MIIAQLSDIHAAPDNDHLARFDNALAWLKPFEPDVLVISGDLIDDGWREGYAAIAARLETLSCRTMILPGNSDDRTAMRAVWPSLAQQGPLNAVIDTPALRMIGLDSTVEGSTAGSVGAHLDWLARQLDEAGGRQTLLFLHHHVFVSGIPSMDAAACRDAQALGALLRHHPAKPLAIATGHVHRPAAGMLAGIPAYICGSVCPANPLWLGGAHVPEVCDPPALMVHRLENGMLASHFIAVSPVNGR
- a CDS encoding biofilm development regulator YmgB/AriR family protein; its protein translation is MSQVMLKPIDLQADLPDTALSEYFRNAGDMLAQESALLGAVVSNILATDGHLTHKAIILQLIGVLETTDDVVMADVIRKTLEIVVDHTVDDI
- the ycgZ gene encoding regulatory protein YcgZ, with amino-acid sequence MRQNGYIPDTANAIARYFDKAALPTQQETLGQIVVEILRDGRLLNKKSICTKLLSRLEMASSVEEESHYQTLIGLLFDR